The Cydia pomonella isolate Wapato2018A chromosome 9, ilCydPomo1, whole genome shotgun sequence sequence aaacaaatagtaGTAAAACTTCAAATGTAAAATGGGAAATTTGGaaataaaggcttttttttaatatactcatttattttatgattttcagATACATTACAGTAtgaaatgtcataatttcatagaagtttgatgttgaAAACAACACTTGCACATTCCATGCTATCAacatcactgccaacttagcttggtctactCTACTAACTCTATTCTCTCTGGCTTCGGTGACAGTAATAATTCTATTAACTTCTCTTACAGTTAAATGCTTAAGAAAACTTTTAACCCTGTTATTTGAAACTCACAATGTTTACTAGAcacttataaatataattttttcctcAAAGTATAATAACCAATATTAGGTACTTGTTCAATCCCTATCAAACTACAAAATTCAACAACCGCGTAATTTACCATAGTGAATAAATCCAATAAAGGTTCCCTTTTATCCCTAGCATTAATGATCCCACATAACATTTGGATGAATACTGACCCTGCCGTAGGAAGCCTAAAAGCAGCAAATTCTGGTGATGTAGCCCAGAAAACTAAGAAGTCTGTCTTTCTCATATTGTGAGGCCTGTCTGCAACTAATGTTGCTGTGGCATCAATAACTTGACAAGCTTGTAGGATTAGCAACTTCGGTTTGCCTCTTAAAGATTGCTTTTCATCCACTAAACTTTGAATATCATCCACTTTTATTGGTATGGAATCTGCTGCATACACACATCCTCTAATGCCATGTGAGAGTATGCAAAGCATAAACACACTATCTTCAGCTAAGACTTTCTTTAACACTTCCTGTATGAACGCTATCATCTCAATGCTGTTTAGATTGTCTCTGGTAATAATATCAAAATTCAAGCCATGCATAGTTTTCACcaacatatttttatcttttgttgaCCCATCACGTCTAGGCAATGCGTTCTCATTTTGCATTTCTTTAGATAGATGGAAAACTTCTTGGTTTATTATGCAGCATAAACCCACTCTTTTCtcatttgtaattttataccTTACATTCAAATTGATTGATGGTAGCCGATCCGACTTCAGAGGTTCTTCTAAACTCAACTTTTCAATCATACTGAAAACTTCATCGTAGTCACaagtttttgtattattatatccttttatatttaaattacctTTGAAAGGTTTCTCAACACTAGTTGAAAGAGACTCCAGTTTCACATTCATCTTGCTTTCTGTATTTCTCAATACAATTGCATATTTGTTTAATTCAGGTTCCCTATCAATTATTTTCGCTAGTTGTTCAATTTTACACTCACAGGTGGCTTCACCTTTCTCATTATTTAGCAGCTTCAAAGTAATAAACTTCTGACTCATAAGTTGCAAAAGGACAAGTTCACAAGTATCATATTGCAATACATTCATATCAAACGAAGTCAAAGTctttttaaagttttcaaatgtGTCAGAAGTTATGTTTTCACAAATATAGTATAACACTTTTTTCATTGGATTGATATGGGAACTTTCTTCGTTTGTCGAGTAAAGTCTCTTTATTGTGGGGACATGGAAGCCCAGTTTCCTGATGACGCTGTATAATTGGCACACAGCAAGGGCTTCTAAGAAATGCTGACGCCAAGTAGGTCGTCCTTGAGCGCTTAAAGCCCAGTCAAATAATAAATTCAAGTGACTTCCCTCAAGGTCTCTAGAAATTCGTTGTAGTATAATAAGGCGGTCCAACGCTGTGTCTGGTGCATCATAGAGAAGAAACACGAGTGAAATCAAGTCGTACACTTCCAATTCCTTTTCTATTCTAGATATCACATCTAGGTTTATTGCGTTCAGGTTTTTATCACTAAGTGCATCGTCTTCTACTTGTACACTTGCGTCAGTACACATCATCTTTAATAAATGTGGGGTACGATGGGTACGAGTATGTTTTTGGTGTTTCTTTAGCAatcattaagaaaaaaatacttagaaatgaaatgaatgaaagtttGTGTCAAAATAGGGAATTCCCTCAATCTGTcttcaaataatatttactaatcTATGGTGCTGATATTTAGCGAAAtggaaaaatacaattttataggtCCGGAATCGGATCTGATATCGGGCTTGAttaagtgtggatgtaattggcagtTCAGGCCtaataaagtgtggatgtaattggcacttatgGCCTATTATTATGTAATACATGTGGAAGGTAAAGGTATGTCTCAAAGAGCATTTCTAAATGTTGCCATTCAGGAAATTCATTCTttcgtattttaaaatatatttttttctattattaatattattataattctactctagaatatttttacatgtatATCATATATGATCTATGCACAATGCAAAAATAAACTAAGAAGTGACATACATTTGAATGTATTGAAACTTTAGAAATACTTCCTGTGACTCAAACAAACTAAggccataattgttaaaaaaaaaatcaaacaaaccaACACAATAAATATAACCTAAAAACTTGAAGAACCTTTTGAGAACGTAAAGGAAAGAAATTGAGTGAATTGAAAGTAAATTTAGCTAATGTTAAATAGATAGacctatttttcaaatatgGTGCGCTTTAAGAACAGGTTTGtatcatattaattaaattgtgCGCATTTTTTCTcattataaaaatgaatatttaatactcatttatagtacatatggtggtactttcccgcacgtgtgcaggaatgagcactttccgtgcatatgttgaaactttaaagagccatatgtactgtaaaacgttgtacgatacacgtgcgaataggtaattcgcaactcgtgtagatttaaaacactcccttcggtcgtgttttaatttatcaccacttgtagcgattttcctatttttgcccttgtatcgtaaataactattattttatgatttttagatACATTACAATAGAGATATTGAGTCCCATGGTGCCAGAGAACAAACCCTTGAGTTTAAAGTCCAGGATATTTCATGAAACTGTGATGAACAAAATTCAACAATTACACGGAGATTTTGGTGTTGCTGCTATAAGAATTGgatttttgacaaaatattgCAATGAGAATACAAGGATAGCCATATTACGCTCCAGACATGGTCCTCATATATTCGTCACCAGTAGCATACCATTTATAACTAAAATAGGAAACCTAGATGTGTCTTTGAGGACACTACATGTAGGAGCAACATTGAAACATTGTTTCAAGTTTATTCAAAGGCACCAGAGAGCATACTTGGATTCAAAGTGGATGTCTTTAAAGTCAGACGAAGAAAGGAAACAATTGGAAGCAGCTGTGATGGATTTTACAAAAACTGATGTAGCAGTGAATATAGACAATTTGACATAATAAGTTCATTTTATTGAAGCTATAATCTATGTTAAattcatacatacatgtatTATAAACACTAACATCCAATTGAAAAAGTAGCTTgtttgttacatttttacattaacagccCCATGAATGTATATCTATTAATTATACCTaaaaatatacatcaaaatgGTTACACATAATGTGCTTAGAGAATAAGACTGAATTCCCTATATAATAGATGTCCTTTGTTGGGTTAGGTTCATCCACATTgtctagagttagaccaagttaagttggcaacaattttgatagcacagactgcaagtgtcattttaaacatcataatttcatagaagtttgatgtgcaaaataacacttgcacagtctgtgctattaaCATTGCTCTCAACT is a genomic window containing:
- the LOC133521553 gene encoding caspase-8-like, producing the protein MMCTDASVQVEDDALSDKNLNAINLDVISRIEKELEVYDLISLVFLLYDAPDTALDRLIILQRISRDLEGSHLNLLFDWALSAQGRPTWRQHFLEALAVCQLYSVIRKLGFHVPTIKRLYSTNEESSHINPMKKVLYYICENITSDTFENFKKTLTSFDMNVLQYDTCELVLLQLMSQKFITLKLLNNEKGEATCECKIEQLAKIIDREPELNKYAIVLRNTESKMNVKLESLSTSVEKPFKGNLNIKGYNNTKTCDYDEVFSMIEKLSLEEPLKSDRLPSINLNVRYKITNEKRVGLCCIINQEVFHLSKEMQNENALPRRDGSTKDKNMLVKTMHGLNFDIITRDNLNSIEMIAFIQEVLKKVLAEDSVFMLCILSHGIRGCVYAADSIPIKVDDIQSLVDEKQSLRGKPKLLILQACQVIDATATLVADRPHNMRKTDFLVFWATSPEFAAFRLPTAGSVFIQMLCGIINARDKREPLLDLFTMVNYAVVEFCSLIGIEQVPNIGYYTLRKKLYL
- the LOC133521557 gene encoding ribonuclease P/MRP protein subunit POP5, coding for MVRFKNRYITIEILSPMVPENKPLSLKSRIFHETVMNKIQQLHGDFGVAAIRIGFLTKYCNENTRIAILRSRHGPHIFVTSSIPFITKIGNLDVSLRTLHVGATLKHCFKFIQRHQRAYLDSKWMSLKSDEERKQLEAAVMDFTKTDVAVNIDNLT